A region of the Scatophagus argus isolate fScaArg1 chromosome 6, fScaArg1.pri, whole genome shotgun sequence genome:
TGCACTTTAAAGCACAGCTTTGAAaggcatgaaaagaaaatgtgtaaaaagtaAAGTCATtatatgtctgtgttttcaaatCAGTCTGTCTACTCCATTGTATTAGTGGAAGCTAAGCAGTTTGGGTTTGTTTGCCGCTGTTGCCTTGGGCCTCATGCCTGTGATGTGTGATATAGGCACCAGCACTGGCAACATATCACAGTATATTGCTACTTCTTCTCTgacatttactttgttttggaCATTTCCTTGCTGCGTTCTTTCTTACTTATTCATTTGCTTTGAAGTCCAGTTGTATAGGCAGCCTGGGTTTAAGTGTCAAAGCCTTTAAAGTGATGCAGCACCTTCCTGACAGCTCCGGTTAAAACTTGTGTCCAGAGAaggttgtattttgtttttacactaaaatgaaatgaggggAGAGTTGGGTGTAAAATATATATGGCACATTTAAAATATGGGCAACAGAAACCAAAACTTGAAGACTAACGAATCTggtctttttttcattccagTCTTTCATAGCCTTCCTGTGTAATCCATGCTTTGTGTTGTAATTTTGTGATATTCTTCAGTACTGACTGAAACATCCTTGACTGGGAGTCTTTATATTACTGTAACATCACTGGCAAAGGATATCACCACTAGTCGAAATGCAACATGTCTCAAGTGTAATTTGCACCTTAATGTACTGCTATTATTTtctaaacatttctgtttttaataaatgGAGATTATTCGACTGCACCTGTCTAGGTATAGTCATTCATCCACTGTTATTATGTCTATAAAAATAGTGGTTATATATTTGTGGCTTCTACAACACAGGCCTTTCACCGTACACTTTCTTCCTGTGTTGGAAAGTTGCTTTTTACAAAACAACTGCTGTCACATGTAGAACAAAAAGAAGCTTCACACAGATGTTTTATGTCTGATTATAGTAGACAAGTCATAGATGAACAGTAACATTCTGTGGTTTAGCTCTCTATTATGTCTATGGTTTAGCTGCTTTACCCAAACTGTAGTTAGAAGTCACTGCTGATTGGATCAAAAACAGGGGAAAGACTAGCACTGAAACCGGATTGGCAGCTGAACTCCCACCCTCCTGCAGACGTAGCGTCGCCTTTCAACTTCACAATAAAGGTTCTGAATTTTACATAAGCTCTAGCATATATCGTAGAGCGACTTTAAGTAAGAAAAAATGTCGATTTAAGTTTACAAAAGGTCACTATTATTGCTCTGTATTCCTGTATGTTGTTTTACTGGACTCCCTATGGTCCGTGTCAGTACTACAGACTATTATTTTGAAAGCCAAAAAGCCACCCGGAATCACATGACCTGTCTGTCAGCTCTGTATGGTGAAACCAAACAAGACAACTCTGCATACATGTCCACTTTAGCAAAAGCAATGTCCAGTAAGTTcaaagttctctttttttttatttcactgaaaatgtaGGCAATTAATATGCACATTCAAACGACTCCATTTGCAATTTAATAACTCCTCAACGTGTCGACACTGCACAGTTATAAAGTCGTAGGTACCCAAATTCACTGGCGGTCTGTTGTTTTGTCAAGAGTTCCGTCTGGCCGTGGTCCAGCTGCAGGTGACGAGCGTCAAGGCGGACAACCTGAGCAGAGCCCGGAGGCTGGTGAAGGAAGCTGCGGGACAAGGCAGCAAAGTGGTGCTGCTGCCGGTGAGGAGTCCGATGAGGGGATAGCAGGGCAACCTGGGGCAAATTTGCTGTCCCATAAAATGTGGACCTTTTCATTTTGAGTGTCGTTGCATAGTCGCTTCAATTAGACTTAATTGTTACATATATTATCAAAACAAAGGAGGTGGGACAGCAAAGGCTCACCACATCACAAGCAGCGTtcagaaaaatcaaactttgttaatgaatgaaacacaagcacattaAGCAATACGTACTTGCCATACTACAACTTtgtcaaaattttgttttttttacttctgtACAAAATGCTCACACCTTTTTGATGACTTACTTCTGTTCCGTCTAAAAACACTTATTTTGTTGTGCAACAGTTTAGTTATGTTTTACCAGGTCAAGCTATGATGGAGCTGGTTACAGAATCAGCAAATTATGTCAATTTGTGCTTGTTGTCTCAGTCTTTCTGGAGCTGGTTGGTTCATTGTGAAACCTTTTTTGATCATTATTTTTGAGTTACAAGATTTGAGTATGTAGTGGttttcttccatccatccatctgttttctatactgcttaACCCTCAGAGTCACGGGGGCCtgcctatcccagctgactacaggcgggaggcggggtacaccctggactggtcaccagtcaatcgcagggcagatacacagagacagacaaccacatacacacacacacacacaaacaaacaaacctagaggcaatgtagagtaacctaatgtgcatgtctttgggattgtgggaggaagccggagaacccggagaaaaaccccacacaggcacagggagaacatgcaaactccacacagaagggcccagacggGGATTCGAacctagaaccctcttgctatgaggcgacaatGCTAACctgctaaccaccgcaccaccatgctgccttAGTTGTTTTCTGTTACAATTTAAAGGATCCTTCACCAGCTTCccacaggaaaagagagagtCAAGAGGTCAAATCCTGACTCTCAGTGTATGTCTCTGAGTCCAAGATTCATCAACAGTCCACACCTCCTGCTGTAAAACTAACGCTTTCTCGGTCATTAACACAGGAATGCTTCAATTCTCCATATGGGACCAGCTTCTTTGCTACGTATGCTGAGAAGATCCCTGGAGAGTCCACTCAGGTGCTGTCGGAGGCGGCGAAGGAGAACAAGGTGTATCTGGTGGGAGGTAGAGAAGCATCTGTGGCTGTGTTAACACATATAACAGGgtccagagaggagcagaagCATATTCCTCTACTGTAAATGTACATTGGGACCATGTTTGATAAATGTGACAAACTACAAGACTGGAGAAAAGTATGGCAGCCAAGAGTGGCCGTAACTGCTGTTATCTATTTAATCCTGTTATGTCAAGATCATGACTTCATAGTTCTGTTTTCTTGGGATATTGCAGTAGTTTTCTTGTGATAGTGATTTCATTagctcattattttgaaaaaacaagAGATTATTTTCTTGAGTTAACAAAAGCAGAATCAAAAGCCTGGGCCGTAATGTAACTGAGGCTAATTTCTTATTGCACATACTTTCTGTAGGTGTTATGCCCGTATTACATTAATTCATCTAAAATCTCAGTGTTGAAGATTTTGGTATTACTGACACAGAGTTAAAGCCTGACAGCAGCTAAGTTAATAAATAATCTCAGTTAAGCCATCTGAAATATTGTGTGTACTCACCtttaaaggcagaaaaatgGGAGAACAGTTTTTGGGGCTAATTACATTCAAGGAAGTGGTGTAAAGGAACTTCgaaactgcatttaaaaaatcaACAGTAAAATCTGTTCTACCGTGTGACTTGCAGGATCCATCCCTGAAGAGGACGGAGGAAAGTTGTACAACAGCTGTACAGTGTTCAGTCCTGACGGAGAGCTGATTCTCAAACACAGGAAGGTGCGTGTGCATCAACTACAGCACTCTGTCTAAACTACTTAATGATCTCGTAGAAATCTTAGAATGATTTTCGCCGCCACAAACTGCTTGTCTTCATCTTTAAACTTTTACTTCTTCAAGATTCACCTCTTTGACATCGACGTTCCGGGGAAAATTCGCTTCCAGGAGTCTGAGACGCTGAGCCCAGGCAACAGTTTGTCAATTTTCGAAACGCGTAAGCGACTTCTCCCGTCTCTTCCCCCGTATTCTTCCCCGCAGACGGACAAGCATCACATCACTAACATGTcttctctgttcctcctcctgcagcgtACTGTAAAGTGGGTGTGGGGATTTGCTATGACATGAGGTTTGCAGAGCTTGCACAGATCTATAGCAGGAAAGGTAAGTGACTGATGAGACTGTGCTCATGGCATCAACTGTTCCTGGTGGCGTGCAGGACAGCTGATCAGGTTGTCTATTTGTCTTCAGGCTGTCAGCTGCTGGTCTACCCTGGAGCCTTCAACATGACGACTGGCCCATCCCACTGGGAGCTCCTTCAGAGGGGGAGGTCAGACTGGGAGTACTAGAATCATTTAGCAACTGAAAAATACTTATTGGAATGAACCAAATATCTTATATAGGTGTATATACATTATGTCACCCAAAAACCCAGGCATGAATACACCCTACACCATGTAATATGATTAGAGTCACATGAGATGACATAATGTCATCAGTGGAGGATGAGGAACAGAAAGGATAAAAAGTTCCAGCCCTGCAACAACAACCTAAACTTTGACTGTCATATGTTATAAATGTGAGAACCGTAAGCAACACTGCTGTAAAATTATGCCTGATGTAGCTGTTTATGTCCACTAAAACAacttttattattcatttatattctgTCAGGATCTGCCCCAGATAAAACTAATGCAGCCTGATGATCACAGACCGCAGACCTCAATAAAACCTTTATGATTCTATcttaacaaaacacataaaatgatgGAGCTAGTCCTTCAGACATTTCTTAAGCTTTTAATGCTATAATTTACTTCCGCCTAATTTGACATCTATTATTTTGTTGTATCCTTTGCAGGGCACTCGATAACCAAGTGTACGTTGCCACCGCTTCTCCCGCCAGAGATGAAACTGCTTCATACGTCGCCTGGGGCCACAGCACTGTTGTTAACCCATGgtacagtaaaaacatgttCACCAGCTCATGCTGTGTGCGACTGTTAAATGTGCGGTACAAGAGCATGTGACCATCCACACATAAGTCaccaagaggaagaagagaggcagagaaggaagGAACAGTTTAGAGGGAACGAGAAATCATTCAGATCTTAAAGTTCAGACATGTTATCAACAGGATGTACAAAGCAGTACTAGTCTTCATTATGCTGAAAAATATTAGTTGATTAATACCGCTGCATTCATgtgtaattaacattttactgttgtagctggtTGATGTGACGTTACTTTGATATATTGTGATTCTGTAAGCAAGGTTTTCTGGCACTCCTACATTGAAAGCTTTTGTCTTCCAGTCAAGACCAACAGTATCCTGATAATCTTGATTTCTTTGAATTTTTTAGGTGTGAAATGTTGCAGACATCTGATTGTTGCTATCTGTGCTTTCAGGGGAGAAGTTATCTCAAAGGCTGGACCAGAGGAGGCCATTATTTATGCTGATATAGGTGAGTGAGTAAAGCGTTTTGCTTCTTTCTGCCGACGGTATTGAAGCTCTACAGGACTGAGCTCTTTGATGagactgtgagaaaaataaaaggcttCATGCAGCTCAGCTATGTAATCGAGAGGTTTTAAAGTGAATGTGATTTCTGTAGATTGTTTCCGTGTATGCTGAGTTTGCACTAAACCTCCTGTGAATCCTCCTGCGACCTGTTCCCAGACCTGCAGTATTTAGCCGACATCCGTCAGCAGATCCCGATCACAGCTCAGCGTCGGAACGACCTCTACGCGGTGTCGTCTGTGCAGGAAGGATCGAGCTGAACGCTGCGACCTTAAGAAGGAAGGTGTGACTGTACCGGCACAAACTATGCAAGGGATGTCTGCTGCAACAGAGTCAAGACCTAATTAACTCAAGACTCAACTGTCTTAATTGTGGAAACGAGAGATGCAATTTGGTTGATCCTTAATTCAGTGATGCTGCCACTTCTTGGGCACCACAGCACTGCTCACTTCTTAAGGACAAAGTGCGCTTTGTTTGAATGAGAGGTTTGGTTAGTCATTGATTGCTGGCATCAGTTATTTGGTAACATTTGCTAGCTACAGATTCTCTAAGGTGACAATGAGTAAATACTTTAATCTGGTTCATATTATTGAAAATTGAACCTTTGGAACCTCGTGTCAAAATTCTCTATTAAAAAATTGTATTTGTGGCTCCAGAAATTTCAAAAGTAGAAAACATTCTGTTCtatattgtcatattttctATTATGGTGGAGAAATGGAACAgatctgtaaaataaaactgaataaaacagcTCCATGCCTGGGTTAGGGCATCTTTATTGAAAATACAAGTCCTCCCTGTGAGAAGAATGTGAAGGGGTGTGATTTTTTAGCTTAAAAACCCTCCACTTGAATATTGCAGCAGTCCTTGATCCAAGCGgtcaataaaaatacatatatacatcAGTGCTCTGTTATCTCTACTCAACTAAAGTGGGAATTTGTTCACTCAGATTTTTACACATCGGTCTCCTTTGGCTTCAGCTTCATGACCTCAGTCTCCTCGGTCTCCTCCTTGTAAGGACTTCTCCTTTTGTATCCtaatgacaacaaaaatcacattataCACGAATACTTGTtcaaaattaattacatttctcCAAAAGTTGGTTCCCACAAAGTGTCTGCATAAAACAACCATGTGTTAAACAGGTTATTTTGCCTCATTAACATCAATCACAAACATCAATCTGATTGGCCAGTTACACCCTCCTCTGCACTgccagaagcagcagctgttcAGGATCAACCAGATGAAAAACACTATCGTTTTACAAAAACCTCATTCACACCCTGCTGGAAGCAATTATGTAGTGGccattgtttttctcagtgtgacatcacactgtttattaatgtttagtttttttatctgaaatataaaactaaacttCTGACTACTTCAGATAACACAATACTAAATTGAGCCTCAGGATAGGAAGAAACAGTATTCTTAATCCTCTTTCTTAAAGCAGTTTTAACAATGGGAAATACTGGGCAAGTTCATCGgtacaaacaaagccaaaactTTAGAAGGTGGGTTCCAAAGAAAGGGCCACCGGGAAGCTATGGTCAAAATGATGTATGTCTTCATTATCAGGACTTCAAgaaaagagcaacagaaaataactgGTTTGGTTACTCTGTGTTTTTTAGAGCCCAGTTCAGCCATCAGTCAAGTCAGCTCTAGTCGGCCAATAACCCTCACGGCTAAGTGAGCTAACAGTAGAATAGCTACAGCAAACAAGATAGTGAGCAGCATTTGGTGGTTTCACTGGTGATATGCTGCCCGCTATGTTCTTACCCTCGAATTCTGCCCATACTGTACAAGTTGCTCTTCAAAACTTAAGAAAGCAACTTAACAATCTTAAGTTTTGAAATTATGAGTACTAGCCAAAATGGCCGCACTTTccaaatatatatgtgtgtgtgtgtgtgtgtgtgtgcaaatgtttgACTTACAGGGTTTTAAGACACATGAAACCCTGGCTAAGGCCAAAGCTTGGATCTGCACTTTCAGTTTCAAGATACCCACCTCTGTTAGCATGTTGGTGTTCGCGCTTCTTCCTCTTACTTATCCTGTCCAGGTGAATCTGGTAGGCGACTCCTACCATCACCAAGACCCCAACCACCACACTGAGAGCCGTGCTGAAGATCCACATGGCCTCTGATGCTCGACTCACCACCGGGCTGGTCTGATCTCCATCTTAGCAAGAACAAGAACCAGAGATTAGTGTTGTGCTGGTGTGTTTGGTGTGAGAAAgaataactgattaatcaattacTCACAGCTTGTGGAAGTCAAGGTTTCATTCATGGACAGGTTCTCTATGGTGCACGACACACTGGAGTCTTTGGATATGTTGACTGTCAGGAGGCTTGTGATGTTGTACAGATGGGAGTCTGGGAGTGATGCCGCCTGGGTCCTCACTGAGCCTTCGGGGGGCTCCTTGGTGTTGTTGATGAGCCAGAGAACTGTAGGTTCAGGAAAACCACCGCTGGAGTGACAGAAGAGGGTCGTCTCACCTCCCTGAGCCGCTTCTTCCCTCTGCAACAGTGGGGTGCTGAAACTGGCTACAAACAGCCATCAAAGACTGGAGTTAGTTCCTGTACACCGTCTTCTGAATACTGCCTGTATTTGACACTGACCTGCTATCCTGAGGCACACGGTGCACAAAGCAGCACTTTGATTCTTTTCTGAAATGATGAAGAGACTGTAATTCATGTTGTGCTCTGTGGGATGAACTGCGGGCAGCTCCAGGGAGAAGTTCCCGGTCAGTGCGGCGTCCGCTGAGATTGTGGCGCTCTTAAGGCTCAGTTCCTCCAcgttccttttcttttcaaacactgATCTGACCACCACCACTTCGTCATTTCTCCTCCACTCAATGGAAAAATTCTCCAAACGTAGTAATTTCGGGTACAAGCAGGGCAGTGACACTGGCCGTCCTACTACGCCATGGACGCACTCTTCCTCTGTAGAGAAAGAAGTATGAGCGCACAGGTAAACCTTCCGTGAGCGTCGGTGTTAGTTATCTCGCTGTGTAACATGCATGGCCAGACAGAGTGTCATCTTACCCAGGCAGGCGCAGAAACCGAGGAAGCAGAGCAGGAGTCCCGTGCGCCACAGGGCTCCTGCCACCGGCATCGTCCACTGGCGGCACTTTTGCGTACGCAAGACgaaaaaacactccaaaaataATATCTTctttaaacaggaaaacacagaccaGTCCATTACTAGCATATATGACGGTCTTACTGTGCTTCTCTGTCTTCTGCTCGTTTCCTTTAAAGACTCCACGTCTTACGCACACCTCTCTCCACTGTACAGGAATTCATTGTCGGTCATGTTGTGGCATGTGGTGCCATGACtacctgctgtctctgtgtgactctgcagcagcaccGTCGGATATATTCAGGGGTTCTCACGCAGAAAtgagtttaaaacaaaaacacttcagacCCTTCGGTTTCAGTCGCATACATCCTGTTGGGAGACCTGTAATGGAGACTGGTCCAACCTGTTTGACTTCTTttcaggtcacacacacacctgtgatgtTGGTGGCGAATGGCAGCCAttcaaaagtttcaaaataaaaaacaaaacgtgtAGAAAGGCGCTCTAAAACTAATGTTAAATGAGCAAATATTCAACTTAATGCTTCTCCCAGTGCATTTAAAACCTATAAAATATGTTCATGTGTTCTTCACCAAAATTTGAACTGAACATAAAGATGATACGGAATCTCAGCTTTGAATACAGTAACATATTATTATGGAGACTTTAGGCGggaggaaaaatattttgctaTTAAATagtatttacacatttaaaaacaactggATTCATAACATTATCATTCAGgtcatagatttttttttgggggggggggtaaaaaaGATGAGAACTTTTCTTAAATGCGTCTTAAATTCTGGAAGTTATGCTGTAATATATTGTAATAAGATAATATCATGTTTTAAAATGCCTGCTCGAACTTTTATTccataaatataatttaaagtGAATCTGTAggattataaaaataaaaagtttatcAAACACTTGGAATAGCTAATTGCTTTTATATTCCTGCATCCACATCAACATAAGGCTTAACATTGAGTGATGCTGAAATAAAACGGACATGAAATTACCTCCAAAATAATCAGAAAtggaatagaaaaaaatatatatagataaataTATTTCCTTCGAGTTTAACAGAAGCTAAATTGGGATTTGGTGCAagaaaatgaagacaacagTGTCATGAGGAATATAGTGGCCCTTTGTCACTATCCGCGCACGCTGGTTGTTTAACTGGCTTGTACGCGTGCCAGTGTAGGTGCatgcaggtgtaaatgcataacacagccaatgtccaaacACTACTGATTGTACTCCAGGTTTATTAGGCTTCATACAGTCGACGCAAAAGTACTCACTTTAACCATAACAATTCAATCTGACCTGTGAAGTTATACACCATGGCACGGTCAAAAACCGTGTGGATTCCCCAGCGTGCACCACTACGCTGATTAGCCCACCTCCCTTTATAGACTCAAACCATGGCCTAAAATAGATACTGCCACCCACTGGCAGAAATGCACACAACACTTGTGAACAtagaaaataaccaatttggctCCTACAGTCAGCCTTTGACCAACTAGctcagaagtttgtttttgagtgtCATGAATCTGGAAGAAGGCTTTGGGCGCAACATGTCAATTCCCACAGACAGTCAGTCCCACAAACACCTCAAATGTTTTGCAGAGCTGGGGTGGATAGTGCAGGTTCAGAGTATATTTCATCCCCAGAAGCAGGCAACATGCCCTGGCCAGATCGCCAAGATCAGTAAGAACTGGGACTCCCTCAATGACGATTCCCACTGCATCTGGCTCATGGCAGACATATGTCTGCATGTTGTGCGTTTTCAAATGCTCGTGAACACTgttcagaaaaacagaacaataagtGGCAACAGAGAACAATCGGCAAAAGTGTCAGGATaggtcggcgtcgctgacgcagaaatgagctgaaccccgatgcagagtcaaatagGCGCAGCCAggcgaggtggaggtccaaaaacaatagtctttatttaggATAACAAAACctaactcaaaaaacacacacttactgtgtcttAGGATCTGTGAATATCTGTGGCTTAACTCCTGACAAAaacagggcagggcagggcagggcatGGCATtgcatggcaaggcaaggcaaggcaaaactaACAATAGATCCTGGCTTGACCTGGGTGAAAAACGCAGACGcacagacaaaggtgactgggaagacaaggactaaatagacatgacaacgagacacaggtgacacacatcaggagggagaaagcaatcaggaaaactaaaagcaaagctacatgaaaacagggcacacaggggaagagacactttcaaaataaaacaggacatgacaaaaaccttgaacataatacatggaaacacaagacacacatggaacatgacacatggactcaaaaatcaaaaacaaagcataaccaaaaacaccaggcatgacaaaaaGCCTtcaataaaatcacacattaaaagTTCACTATATTTTAATCGGTATGACATTAACCTACATATGCAATGCAGTATAATTAATTTAAACCATTATGTTACCACTTTTGACgttatgaaaatgatgacatACATTATGTTTTTAGTCCAATTTACACTGCTAGTATTACAGTTAATAGAAAACTGATTAGAAAGTCCTTCAGTATTTGATTACCAGAGATAATATCCGATCAATAAAAATGACTTCACTTTGATTTGGCCATAGACTAAAGTGACTTTGTGGGGTGTGTGTCAGGCCGACTGCAGTTCTTGAGTATAATTTTTAAATCAGCTGCATCAAGTTTAAAAGTTTCAGAGCTCTACAATGTGCAGCCATCTCCTTAGAAATGAAGAGTGTAGCTTTTTGTCGCTTTTCAAACTATACTTAGGTAGCAGTCAGAGATGAGCTCTTGCCCACTCTCTTCCATGTATTCAATGAGGCATCTCAGCGTCACGTCTCTCTTCTTCACCACAGAGATACTTGGATCCAAGAGTTAATAAgtgaataacaaaaaactgaatCTTGCAGGCAAtcttaaaattaataaagagctgtaaacaatgtttttgttttgcaatattAACTCAATTAGgcaacacaatacaataaagTACTCATTGGATGAATATGCCCCTGCAATGTTGTTACCACTTTTGCCTCACCTTAAAAGCTTACCTACTCCATGAACTGCTCCTCCCAGTAGATCTGATGGTCTTCTGAAGAagcaacacaaatgaaagaagagtttatttatgaaaatatcagaataaTTAATGTTATTGCAAAGCAATCTTTTCACTTGAACAAATGGTTTCAAAGTATTTCAATAAATTTCAGACAAATATATCAACAGATTAAATTAAGCCATATGCAATTCATTTGCAACCAACAATTACTgagaatatttcatttaatcatGTACTATATACTTAGTATGCAATGGTCATACTTTTTGTGTAGCAGTTACATTTAAACCAAGTCtctgaaaaagtatttttgattaGCCCTTGTTTTTTGATGACACCGAGTAGACTGCAccttgtaaaaatatttcagaccTCACTgcacatgtaaaaatattaataattgtatgataaaacaatgttaaagcAGACTAGATCCATGGACAACTACTTTGCTGAACTGTTGGTACAAGCCTGTCCAGTCCTAtctttctacttctactttttTACCctcattcaaagaaaaagcaggaagagaacaagacatacacacacatttacacattttcataatACCACgttgcagagagacagagacaccagaaatattttatgtccTCATCTTTTGCAATCATGCAGGGACGACAACAGTTACAAACCTAGCAGTTAACCTAACTTTTAACTGACTAGTGGACAAGGATGCGAGGCCATGCTACTAGGGTTTTGCTAGCTAATttggacagaggcagaaaatttAAGACAAGTGATTTGAGACAGAATAATTCACATTCACTGAGGCTAACGTTATCTTGAAGTCAACTTCGAACAGCCCAAACATCTCTACTTTCACCGTCAGTGTAGTTGTTCCagattaatgttaatgttatacCTTCGGTGTGGCCCCATGGCGCCCACAAAGTTGACAAACTTAACgtaaattcaaaa
Encoded here:
- the LOC124060159 gene encoding ICOS ligand-like; the protein is MLVMDWSVFSCLKKILFLECFFVLRTQKCRQWTMPVAGALWRTGLLLCFLGFCACLEEECVHGVVGRPVSLPCLYPKLLRLENFSIEWRRNDEVVVVRSVFEKKRNVEELSLKSATISADAALTGNFSLELPAVHPTEHNMNYSLFIISEKNQSAALCTVCLRIAASFSTPLLQREEAAQGGETTLFCHSSGGFPEPTVLWLINNTKEPPEGSVRTQAASLPDSHLYNITSLLTVNISKDSSVSCTIENLSMNETLTSTSYGDQTSPVVSRASEAMWIFSTALSVVVGVLVMVGVAYQIHLDRISKRKKREHQHANRGYKRRSPYKEETEETEVMKLKPKETDV
- the nit2 gene encoding omega-amidase NIT2, translating into MVRVSTTDYYFESQKATRNHMTCLSALYGETKQDNSAYMSTLAKAMSKFRLAVVQLQVTSVKADNLSRARRLVKEAAGQGSKVVLLPECFNSPYGTSFFATYAEKIPGESTQVLSEAAKENKVYLVGGSIPEEDGGKLYNSCTVFSPDGELILKHRKIHLFDIDVPGKIRFQESETLSPGNSLSIFETPYCKVGVGICYDMRFAELAQIYSRKGCQLLVYPGAFNMTTGPSHWELLQRGRALDNQVYVATASPARDETASYVAWGHSTVVNPWGEVISKAGPEEAIIYADIDLQYLADIRQQIPITAQRRNDLYAVSSVQEGSS